Sequence from the Maniola jurtina chromosome 18, ilManJurt1.1, whole genome shotgun sequence genome:
ctctcagaatgagaagggtttggccgtagtccaccacgctaccCTAAATGAGACCtctgtccagctgtggacgtccatCGGATGACGACGACGAAATAAAAATTACCTGGAGTAATTAGCCGCACCAAACACGATCGGCACAGCATAATTTTCCAAAGCAACCAACAGCTTCTCCGTCACATAGTCCTCACTGAACGAATTCTCAAACGACAAGTAAAAGTAGTAATCATTCTCTATCTTCTTAAAGCAGGTGTGTGTTTCGCTTTTCGGGCAACTCAGTGTGCCACACTTGCCATAGATATCCACTGTCCACCCGTAGCTTACCAGCTCCTTCTGTAACTCATCTACGAAGATCTCCCTTTGACTTTTAGTATCGCAATGTGAAACCAACCACGCGGCAGCTTTGGATTTACTCGACAATTTGACCTTTAGCTCTTCGCTAATTGGGTTTAATTCAGGCCACTTCATGTCTATCGCGGGACCAATTACATTCCCTTTCAAATCGAATATAGTTATGTATCCCCAACGAAAATCTGAGTCGAGTTTATAAGTCCATGTCCAGTTGAAAAATCCGTCGAGGGATTCATCACACGCAGGAAAATTGTCTGGTGACTCCATTGCTCCAAATATGTATTTCTGTTTAGGAGATCGATTGGATGGAAATTGAAACGGCCACAGATTAATGACGTCACGGCCGTTGAATGCGATCGCATCAAAATCGGACTGCTCGACAAAGTAACCTTTATCATCTGTTACAAAACAGTTGTTGTATTTACACTTCTGCTTTATAAACATTGAATTACCTTCGCCCATGAAATCGAATGGCGCGCTGAACCTTCGCGTCCATTGGAGTATGTACTTTATTTTCTTGTGGTTAAGGTACGATATGTCCTTCCtctgaatttttatttgatacagTTTCTCGTTGTAAGTGTAGACGAGGAAAACCATGTAGATTGTGATGACTAGAACGATTATACGAGAAGCATTCAAACTGGTTAGCACGTAACACATATTCGATAACGTCATGTTCAGTCATCGATGAGTTTGTAAAACTTTTATCTATTTGCGATTACTCATTGTCAGTTTTTAAGGCATACCTACAAAGTAGAGGCTTGCTTTATatttctatacaaaaaaaaaaaaaaccgtcttTAATTAGCCGGGTCCACACCGGACGATCCATCGCGCTCCGATCGCGCGCGGCAGCAGCGCGATCCAAAGATGCAGGCGGTGTGGACGTGCCGCGCGCGATCCATGCGCACGTATTGGAGCGCGCGCTCCCTACCTCGCGCGATCCGTGTGCGGTCGGTTTTTGTGCCAGCCTCAAAGGTGCCTCAGTTGCGTGATGCGCGCGGTGTGGACGGTTGTGTTGGTTCGCGCGATCCACCTCGCCATGGACATCTCAGAAAGTCGCCGTTTGATATCGCTTTATAAAGaatttaaatgtttatgggATCCCAAAGATTCTAATTACACCAATAGAGGTGTTAGAGATGATGCTTGGTGTCAGATTTCTCGTGAAATGGGGAATAAGTCGATCGAGAACCTAAAGAAAAAAATGCGATCTCTGGCGGGAGGCTACAGAAGGGAGAAACACAGAGAGAAGCAAAGCCGTATAACTGGATCCGGTAAGAAaacaaagctactttttatctgtaggtattaaaattatatattttattataagtaattacatcataatatttactgTGGATTTCACGTGATTTCGCTTTTTACATTTAAGCTGTTAGAAATACACGTGGTTATTTTAATGAGTAACTTGTTTATTTCAGGTGCTCAAGATACATATAAATCAAAGTGGTTTGCGTATGATGACTTCGACTTTATGGCGGATAAAAATGAACCCGGAACCACACGCGATACATTGGAACATATTGTGAGCTATTAGTTTACTGATATTCATTTTGCCAAACTATTGTATGGTTTGTAACAAAGTGTCTTGCTAAGTGGGACCGTATTGTAGTGGCATTTTCTGTTGCTCTTCTTGGTACGACGGCCATCGGTTGTAGCGATTGTGATGGCGGTTCATTTCGCCAGCTTCCAGGTATTACATCTCCATTCTCCTGTACTGTATCAAACGTTCCTGGCGATATAAAGTTAGGATTACTGCGTAAGTAGTTATATAAATGAACCGTTGCCAGCACGACTTTAGTCGCAGTTTCTGGTTCCAAAAGCATAGGTTTACGCAGGACTCTGTAGACAGAACTAAGTACTCCAAACGCGTTTTCAACTACTCTACGTGCTCTTGACAGTCGGtagttgaaaattctttcacaagAACCCCTTTCCCGTGTACCATCGTATGGTTTCATAGTATAATCATTAAGCTGAAAAGCTTTATCACCTAGTATATAATAGGGTACCTCAATTTTATAGGGAACTTGCAATATCTCCGGTGGAGGA
This genomic interval carries:
- the LOC123874298 gene encoding alpha-(1,3)-fucosyltransferase C-like — translated: MTLSNMCYVLTSLNASRIIVLVITIYMVFLVYTYNEKLYQIKIQRKDISYLNHKKIKYILQWTRRFSAPFDFMGEGNSMFIKQKCKYNNCFVTDDKGYFVEQSDFDAIAFNGRDVINLWPFQFPSNRSPKQKYIFGAMESPDNFPACDESLDGFFNWTWTYKLDSDFRWGYITIFDLKGNVIGPAIDMKWPELNPISEELKVKLSSKSKAAAWLVSHCDTKSQREIFVDELQKELVSYGWTVDIYGKCGTLSCPKSETHTCFKKIENDYYFYLSFENSFSEDYVTEKLLVALENYAVPIVFGAANYSRFLPPGSYLDARELGVEELAREMSEIIGNTTRYHDFFRWRNHYVYKETSQEEDICKLCEMMNNEEKVSEVSVWSDFRTWWNGERYEMNCR